The Achromobacter pestifer genome includes a region encoding these proteins:
- a CDS encoding YSC84-related protein has product MLALVCALGPAGAAIADTALAIRNDSAHALQHLYAVEPSTKELGEKAVAVLVFPKIYKAGFVVGGEHGQGTLFKGKQPAGYYEIAAMSVGLQAGAQTFGYALFFMNQKSLSYLEKSDGWALGSGPSLVVWDKSAASSVSSTTLSQDVFAVPFGAQGLMAGMGLEGSKISNITP; this is encoded by the coding sequence TTGCTGGCGCTTGTCTGCGCGCTGGGTCCGGCGGGCGCAGCCATCGCCGACACCGCGCTCGCGATCCGCAATGATTCCGCACATGCGCTGCAGCATCTTTACGCCGTGGAACCGAGTACCAAGGAGCTAGGCGAGAAGGCGGTGGCAGTGCTTGTTTTCCCCAAGATATACAAGGCGGGCTTTGTCGTTGGCGGAGAGCATGGGCAGGGCACGTTGTTCAAGGGAAAGCAGCCTGCTGGCTACTATGAAATTGCCGCCATGTCGGTGGGGCTGCAGGCTGGAGCCCAGACCTTCGGCTACGCACTTTTCTTCATGAACCAAAAGTCGCTGAGTTATCTCGAGAAGAGCGATGGCTGGGCCCTGGGCAGCGGCCCCAGCCTGGTCGTCTGGGATAAGTCCGCTGCGTCCAGCGTGTCCTCCACCACCTTGTCGCAGGATGTCTTTGCCGTGCCCTTCGGTGCCCAGGGCTTGATGGCGGGCATGGGTCTTGAAGGCTCCAAGATCAGCAACATCACCCCCTGA
- a CDS encoding Bug family tripartite tricarboxylate transporter substrate binding protein, whose product MQRRQFMTGAAALGAALVLPAAARAQDLPQGPVKIVVGFPAGGGTDVLARLLGQKLGVMWNIPVIVENRAGAAGIIAAEQVARQPNDGNTLLMAHVNSHGIAPGLQPKLAYSVERDFTPIALVGKTPTILIGGASQPAKTLPDLVALCKAQPGKIVFGSAGSGSAQHLALEIFKARAGIDVLHVPYKGSAPLMNDLLGGHVQYCFEGMTTATPLVQSGKVIALAQTLQQRSKSHPNVPTVAEQGYPGFEASIWFGMVGPGKMPAAMVQRMNQDIDRVLAMADVQEKLAQVGAEDGGGSVQRFADFMKQEQQKYAQTIRDAKIVAEG is encoded by the coding sequence ATGCAACGTAGGCAATTCATGACCGGCGCCGCGGCGTTGGGGGCCGCGCTGGTCCTGCCGGCGGCGGCGCGGGCGCAAGACCTGCCGCAGGGACCGGTGAAGATCGTGGTGGGCTTTCCCGCCGGCGGCGGCACCGATGTGCTGGCGCGCCTGCTGGGGCAGAAGCTGGGCGTGATGTGGAACATTCCCGTCATCGTCGAAAACCGCGCGGGCGCGGCCGGCATCATCGCCGCCGAACAGGTGGCGCGCCAGCCCAACGACGGCAACACGCTGTTGATGGCGCACGTCAACAGCCACGGCATCGCGCCGGGCCTGCAGCCCAAGCTGGCCTATTCGGTGGAGCGCGACTTCACGCCCATCGCCCTGGTTGGCAAGACGCCCACCATCCTGATCGGCGGCGCCTCGCAGCCTGCCAAGACGCTGCCCGACCTGGTCGCGCTCTGCAAGGCGCAGCCCGGCAAGATCGTGTTCGGGTCGGCCGGCAGCGGCTCGGCGCAGCATCTGGCGCTGGAGATCTTCAAGGCCCGCGCCGGCATCGACGTGCTGCACGTGCCCTACAAGGGCTCGGCGCCCCTGATGAACGACCTGCTGGGCGGCCATGTGCAGTACTGCTTCGAAGGCATGACCACCGCCACGCCGCTGGTCCAGTCCGGCAAGGTGATTGCGCTGGCGCAGACCCTGCAGCAGCGCTCCAAGAGCCATCCCAATGTGCCCACCGTGGCCGAGCAGGGCTATCCCGGCTTCGAGGCCAGCATCTGGTTCGGCATGGTCGGTCCGGGCAAGATGCCGGCCGCCATGGTCCAGCGCATGAACCAGGACATCGACCGCGTGCTGGCGATGGCGGACGTGCAGGAAAAGCTGGCGCAGGTGGGGGCGGAGGACGGCGGCGGCAGCGTCCAGCGCTTTGCGGACTTCATGAAGCAGGAGCAGCAGAAGTACGCCCAGACCATCCGCGACGCCAAGATCGTCGCTGAAGGCTGA
- a CDS encoding IclR family transcriptional regulator domain-containing protein — protein sequence MLELRVGSVLPLLSSALGRNFLAHLPEASTRELLEQEMASAGSDGYGGKSYTQKDVQAIREEVLEHHLSRCRDALLPHFTSLSAPIFDMLGEMKAAITLMGPVGAIDDDLQSSIARLLSEKARSISATAGWVEPQAR from the coding sequence TTGCTGGAGCTGCGCGTGGGCAGCGTGCTGCCGCTGCTCTCCTCGGCGCTGGGCCGCAACTTCCTGGCCCACCTGCCGGAAGCCAGCACGCGCGAACTGCTGGAACAGGAAATGGCCTCGGCCGGTTCCGACGGATACGGCGGCAAGTCCTATACGCAGAAGGACGTGCAGGCCATCCGCGAGGAAGTGCTCGAACACCACCTGAGCCGCTGCCGCGACGCGCTGCTGCCGCATTTCACGTCGCTGTCGGCGCCCATTTTCGACATGCTGGGCGAGATGAAGGCGGCCATCACCCTGATGGGACCGGTGGGCGCCATCGACGACGACCTGCAATCCAGCATCGCGCGGCTGCTCAGTGAAAAAGCCCGCTCGATTTCGGCCACGGCGGGCTGGGTTGAGCCGCAGGCGCGCTAG
- a CDS encoding flavin reductase family protein — protein MHFDFSALPTQTVYNVLTSTVTPRPIAWLTTISSKGVVNAAPFSFFNVMGPQPPTVAIGLMRHASGELKDSGANIIENGEFVVNLVPESLVAQMNQTCADYPADVDELAAAGLTALPASHVRPPLIKGSPVSLECVSQATIVTGPRQLVVIGRVLGAHVDDAYVQDAERGYMDTPAMGLIARMHGGGWYARSTDLFQLARPTAPL, from the coding sequence ATGCATTTTGATTTCAGCGCCTTGCCGACGCAGACGGTCTACAACGTGCTGACCTCGACCGTCACCCCGCGCCCGATCGCGTGGCTCACCACCATTTCCAGCAAGGGCGTTGTCAACGCGGCTCCTTTCAGCTTCTTCAACGTCATGGGGCCTCAGCCGCCGACGGTCGCCATCGGCCTGATGCGCCATGCCAGCGGCGAACTGAAGGATTCCGGCGCCAACATCATCGAGAACGGCGAGTTCGTGGTGAACCTGGTGCCGGAGTCGCTGGTCGCGCAGATGAACCAGACCTGCGCCGATTACCCGGCGGACGTGGACGAATTGGCGGCGGCCGGCCTGACCGCGCTGCCGGCGTCCCACGTGCGTCCCCCGCTCATCAAAGGCAGCCCGGTGTCGCTGGAATGCGTCAGCCAGGCGACCATCGTGACCGGCCCGCGCCAGCTCGTGGTGATCGGCCGGGTGCTGGGCGCGCACGTCGACGATGCCTACGTGCAGGACGCCGAGCGCGGCTACATGGACACGCCGGCCATGGGGCTGATCGCACGCATGCACGGCGGCGGCTGGTACGCGCGCAGCACGGACCTGTTCCAGTTGGCGCGGCCGACGGCGCCGTTGTGA
- a CDS encoding putative bifunctional diguanylate cyclase/phosphodiesterase encodes MNQHAAIDAFQALQDALSNALVHDELSLQYQPIVDRSRKSIGMEALMRWNSAEYGQIPPSEFVPLAERTGAIMGMGAWALEAGCQQLEQWTTNPMASEWTLSVNVSAHQFNQPDFAGDVLNLLKRYRIAPDRLILEVTESVFLNPKGSGQQGGFQRIRDAGVGIAVDDFGTGFSSIGYLKYLSISRIKIDKIFIDEIVVSKKDQGIVGAIVMLAQALEVDVVAEGVETAEQWAYLRNIGCSAFQGFLFGRPSEVSDFL; translated from the coding sequence ATGAATCAACACGCTGCCATTGATGCATTCCAAGCGCTGCAGGATGCGTTGAGCAATGCGCTGGTGCACGATGAGTTGTCTCTGCAATATCAACCCATTGTGGATCGATCACGGAAGAGCATAGGCATGGAGGCCTTGATGCGCTGGAACTCGGCGGAATACGGCCAGATTCCGCCCTCGGAATTCGTGCCGCTGGCGGAGCGAACCGGCGCCATCATGGGCATGGGCGCCTGGGCCCTGGAAGCAGGCTGCCAGCAGCTGGAGCAATGGACCACAAACCCGATGGCCTCCGAATGGACGCTGAGCGTCAATGTCAGCGCGCATCAGTTCAACCAGCCGGATTTCGCCGGCGATGTCCTCAACTTGCTGAAGCGCTATCGGATCGCACCGGACAGGCTCATTCTTGAAGTTACCGAAAGCGTATTCCTGAACCCGAAAGGAAGCGGGCAACAGGGTGGATTCCAGCGCATTCGCGATGCCGGCGTGGGCATTGCCGTAGACGACTTCGGCACGGGATTCTCATCGATCGGCTACCTGAAATACCTGTCGATCTCCCGAATAAAAATCGACAAGATCTTTATCGACGAAATTGTCGTGAGCAAGAAGGATCAGGGCATAGTCGGGGCCATCGTCATGCTGGCCCAGGCCCTGGAGGTGGATGTGGTCGCCGAGGGAGTGGAAACGGCCGAGCAATGGGCATACCTACGGAATATAGGCTGCTCAGCCTTTCAAGGCTTTCTGTTTGGCAGGCCGAGCGAGGTTTCAGACTTCCTATGA
- a CDS encoding IclR family transcriptional regulator yields the protein MARPAGKMEKNAEQAPTAARRGIQSIEVGFRILDVIRKAGRPLPLKEIADACELTVPNVHYYLVSFQKVGVVQQHADTGHYGLGPYALRLGLAALEQFDVFTTARPIMAEVAAVTGHTVFLGVWGNKGPTIVYRVEGARSRPLLELRVGSVLPLLSSALGRNFLAHLPEASTRELLEQEMASAGADGYGGKSYTQKDVQAIREEVLEHHLSRCRDALLPHFTSLSAPIFDMLGEMKAAITLMGPVGAIDDDLQSDTARLLSEKARSISATAGWVEPQAR from the coding sequence ATGGCAAGGCCCGCCGGCAAGATGGAAAAGAACGCGGAACAAGCGCCCACCGCCGCGCGCAGGGGCATCCAGTCGATCGAAGTGGGGTTCCGGATCCTGGACGTCATCCGCAAGGCCGGCCGTCCCCTGCCCCTGAAGGAAATCGCCGACGCCTGCGAATTGACGGTGCCCAACGTCCATTACTACCTGGTCAGCTTCCAGAAGGTGGGCGTGGTGCAGCAGCACGCGGATACCGGCCACTACGGCCTGGGTCCCTACGCTCTGCGGCTGGGGCTGGCGGCCCTGGAGCAGTTCGACGTGTTCACCACCGCCCGGCCCATCATGGCCGAAGTGGCCGCGGTCACCGGCCACACCGTGTTCCTGGGCGTGTGGGGCAACAAGGGGCCGACCATCGTCTACCGTGTCGAAGGCGCCCGCAGCCGGCCCTTGCTGGAGCTGCGCGTGGGCAGCGTGCTGCCGCTGCTGTCCTCGGCGCTGGGCCGCAACTTCCTGGCCCATCTGCCGGAAGCCAGCACGCGCGAACTGCTGGAACAGGAAATGGCCTCGGCCGGTGCCGATGGATACGGCGGCAAGTCCTACACGCAAAAAGACGTGCAGGCCATCCGCGAGGAAGTGCTCGAACACCACCTGAGCCGCTGCCGCGACGCGTTGCTGCCGCACTTCACGTCGCTGTCGGCGCCCATATTCGACATGCTGGGCGAGATGAAGGCGGCCATCACCCTGATGGGACCGGTGGGCGCCATCGACGACGACCTGCAATCCGACACCGCGCGGCTGCTCAGTGAAAAAGCCCGCTCGATTTCGGCCACGGCGGGCTGGGTGGAACCGCAGGCGCGCTAG
- a CDS encoding porin gives MAATVQLYGLLDTFTMYARNGGQPIARMGSDSGKFSNIHAASDSYWGLRGGEDLGDGVSVQFRLENAMRMSNGTMRHPGALFDREASIAVSSASWGTVKLGKQFAAVVSHTADPFFFSEVFSPAASAGQLAVDQGPGAAVIQTRVSDAISWQTPSMNGLVVQALYARRNRRELISMNSGGGPANGDTGILATYTSGPWVVAGSYNALRPAAPGSFRTDLYVASAAYVAGGQQTSILYSLMRPTAPGTISAQILSLGSLWQQGSHMFRGSLLYRALNGISDHTIGGMLGYDYQLSKRSSVYTRAGGFKNTPKAFFGIGASVPTEMGASSTVLAFGMTHRF, from the coding sequence ATGGCGGCCACGGTGCAACTCTATGGTCTTCTCGATACCTTCACGATGTACGCCCGCAACGGCGGCCAGCCTATCGCCAGGATGGGCAGCGACAGCGGCAAATTTTCCAACATCCACGCCGCTTCCGATTCGTACTGGGGCCTTCGGGGGGGCGAAGACCTGGGGGACGGGGTAAGCGTCCAATTCCGTTTGGAAAACGCCATGCGCATGAGCAACGGCACAATGCGGCATCCCGGCGCGCTCTTTGACCGCGAGGCAAGCATTGCCGTCAGTTCGGCATCCTGGGGCACGGTCAAGTTGGGCAAGCAGTTTGCCGCGGTGGTGTCCCATACCGCGGATCCGTTCTTCTTCTCCGAAGTGTTCTCGCCTGCGGCCTCCGCTGGTCAATTGGCGGTGGATCAGGGGCCGGGCGCCGCCGTGATACAGACGCGGGTCAGTGATGCCATTTCATGGCAGACACCATCGATGAACGGGTTGGTCGTTCAAGCGCTGTATGCCCGGCGGAATCGCCGGGAGCTGATTTCGATGAATAGCGGCGGCGGGCCTGCCAATGGCGATACTGGCATCCTGGCGACCTATACGAGCGGTCCATGGGTGGTGGCCGGATCCTACAATGCGCTGCGGCCGGCGGCGCCGGGATCGTTCCGTACCGACCTGTACGTCGCCAGCGCGGCCTATGTGGCAGGCGGGCAGCAAACATCCATCTTGTACAGCTTGATGCGGCCCACGGCGCCGGGCACCATTTCCGCCCAGATCCTGTCCTTGGGCTCCCTATGGCAGCAGGGTTCGCACATGTTCCGCGGCTCGCTACTCTACCGGGCGCTCAACGGCATATCGGATCACACGATCGGCGGGATGCTTGGCTATGACTACCAGTTGTCGAAGCGGTCCAGTGTCTATACGCGGGCGGGGGGATTCAAGAACACTCCCAAGGCCTTCTTTGGTATCGGCGCCAGCGTTCCAACGGAGATGGGCGCCAGTTCCACGGTCCTCGCGTTTGGCATGACGCACCGGTTCTGA
- a CDS encoding carbon-nitrogen hydrolase family protein, with product MSTQQSFKAAVIQAASIPTDSVACAEKAASLIRQAAEQGARVLVFPEAFLGGYPKGNSFGAPIGMRKPEGRDAFASYHRQAIRLDGEEVALVAQAAADTDSFVVMGCIEADGGTLYCTVLYFNGREGLAGKHRKLMPTAGERLIWGFGDGSTMPVFDTPYGKIGAVICWENYMPMLRMYMYSQGVALYCAPTADDRDSWIPSMRHIALEGRCYVLTACQHLRRDAYPDDFECALGDAPDTVLMRGGSAIIDPLGEVLAGPDFSAETILYAEINPNQILRGKYDFDVSGHYARPDVFQLQVDTREKRAVSALNAGEA from the coding sequence ATGTCCACGCAACAGAGCTTCAAGGCTGCCGTCATCCAGGCGGCGTCCATTCCCACCGACAGCGTCGCCTGCGCCGAGAAGGCGGCCTCCCTGATCCGCCAGGCGGCCGAGCAGGGCGCCCGGGTGCTGGTGTTCCCCGAGGCCTTCCTGGGCGGCTATCCCAAGGGCAACTCCTTCGGCGCGCCCATCGGCATGCGCAAGCCCGAAGGCCGCGACGCCTTTGCCAGCTATCACCGCCAGGCCATCCGCCTGGACGGTGAGGAAGTCGCGCTGGTGGCCCAGGCCGCGGCCGACACCGACAGCTTCGTGGTCATGGGCTGCATCGAGGCCGACGGCGGCACGCTGTACTGCACCGTGCTGTACTTCAACGGCCGCGAAGGGCTGGCGGGCAAGCACCGCAAGCTCATGCCCACCGCCGGCGAACGCCTGATCTGGGGCTTCGGCGACGGTTCCACCATGCCCGTCTTCGACACGCCCTACGGCAAGATCGGCGCCGTCATCTGCTGGGAAAACTACATGCCCATGCTGCGCATGTACATGTACAGCCAGGGCGTGGCGCTGTATTGCGCGCCGACCGCGGACGACCGCGACTCCTGGATACCCAGCATGCGCCACATCGCGCTGGAAGGCCGCTGCTATGTCCTCACGGCCTGCCAGCACCTGCGCCGCGACGCTTATCCCGACGACTTCGAATGCGCGCTGGGCGATGCGCCCGACACCGTGCTGATGCGCGGCGGCAGCGCCATCATCGATCCGCTGGGCGAAGTGCTGGCCGGGCCGGATTTTTCAGCCGAGACCATCCTGTACGCCGAGATCAATCCCAACCAGATCCTGCGCGGCAAGTACGACTTCGACGTCTCCGGCCATTACGCCCGGCCCGACGTGTTCCAGCTGCAGGTCGACACCCGTGAAAAGCGCGCCGTCTCGGCGCTGAACGCCGGGGAGGCTTGA
- a CDS encoding EAL domain-containing protein: MPRKFVIGIAIALAAAAALLPIGFALHMSWSRAVAGEQRYLDDQAQRILTETQDLLDQTVATLRDLDRLAFDPCSPQHIRHMRALALRDRAVDDLAYVAGGVVQCTTWGVPSYEEPLVPAQVELANGARLLLDAVPVLSPGIRMVAVRHGDYSALFEPGRFTEKALTDGAQLAVVLPGVGMLGTRNDPDLVLVSQALNGGKLDINEAYLSAVARNADLAVVLLEPQTEALDMLPRERLFWLPMGTLVAAAMIALVVWLSRRRLSIAGELAAGIRRREFVVHYQPIIDLRTGRCIGAEALVRWIRRCGNTLRPDLFISIAEDNGLMTRITEEVFRLVIRDMEDLLGEDRGAHISVNLSASDLKDGRALRVLQRKLEGTAIDPRQIWLEATERGFMDVDKACSVIEQARAQGHAVAIDDFGTGYSSLSYLQRLPLDSLKIDKSFVDTIGTDSATHKVTDHIIDMAKSLNLLTVAEGIERQEQEDHLKSRQVDFGQGWLYGKPMPAPDFIAYYKKNVASTPPPSRLPDARA, from the coding sequence ATGCCGCGCAAGTTTGTAATCGGCATCGCCATCGCACTCGCTGCCGCCGCGGCGCTGCTGCCCATCGGTTTCGCGCTGCACATGTCCTGGTCCCGCGCCGTCGCGGGCGAACAGCGCTACCTGGACGACCAGGCCCAGCGCATCCTCACGGAAACCCAGGATCTGCTGGACCAGACCGTGGCCACGCTGCGCGACCTGGACCGCCTCGCGTTCGATCCCTGTTCGCCGCAGCACATCCGCCATATGCGGGCCCTGGCCCTGCGGGACCGGGCCGTGGATGACCTGGCCTATGTGGCGGGCGGAGTCGTCCAGTGCACCACCTGGGGCGTGCCCAGCTACGAGGAGCCGTTGGTTCCGGCCCAGGTCGAGCTGGCCAACGGCGCGCGCCTGTTGCTGGACGCGGTGCCTGTCTTGAGCCCCGGCATCAGGATGGTCGCCGTGCGGCACGGCGATTACAGCGCCTTGTTCGAACCGGGCCGGTTCACGGAAAAAGCGCTCACGGACGGCGCGCAGCTCGCCGTGGTGCTGCCGGGCGTGGGCATGCTGGGCACCCGCAACGACCCTGATCTCGTGCTGGTGTCGCAGGCGCTCAATGGCGGCAAGCTGGACATCAACGAAGCCTACCTCAGCGCCGTCGCCCGCAACGCGGACCTGGCCGTCGTCCTGCTGGAGCCGCAAACTGAAGCGTTGGACATGCTGCCGCGGGAACGCCTGTTCTGGCTGCCCATGGGCACGCTGGTCGCGGCCGCCATGATTGCGCTGGTCGTCTGGCTGTCGCGCCGGCGCCTGTCCATCGCGGGCGAACTGGCTGCCGGCATCAGGCGGCGGGAGTTCGTCGTCCACTATCAGCCCATCATCGACCTGCGCACCGGCCGCTGCATTGGCGCGGAGGCGCTGGTCCGTTGGATCCGGCGTTGCGGCAACACGCTGCGGCCCGATCTGTTCATTTCCATCGCCGAGGACAACGGCCTGATGACCCGCATCACCGAAGAGGTGTTCCGATTGGTGATACGGGACATGGAAGACCTGCTGGGCGAGGACCGGGGGGCGCACATCTCGGTCAACCTGAGCGCCAGCGACCTCAAGGACGGCCGGGCGCTGCGCGTGCTGCAGCGCAAGCTGGAAGGCACGGCCATCGATCCCCGGCAGATCTGGCTGGAAGCCACCGAGCGCGGCTTCATGGACGTGGACAAGGCCTGCAGCGTCATCGAGCAGGCCCGTGCGCAAGGCCACGCCGTGGCCATCGACGACTTCGGCACCGGCTACTCCAGTCTGTCGTACCTGCAGCGCCTGCCGCTGGACTCGCTGAAGATCGACAAGTCCTTCGTTGATACCATAGGCACCGATTCCGCCACCCACAAGGTGACGGACCACATCATCGACATGGCGAAGTCGCTGAACCTGCTGACCGTGGCCGAAGGCATCGAACGCCAGGAGCAGGAAGACCACCTGAAATCGCGCCAAGTGGATTTCGGCCAGGGCTGGCTGTACGGCAAGCCCATGCCGGCGCCGGATTTCATTGCCTACTACAAGAAAAACGTGGCCAGCACGCCGCCGCCCAGCAGGCTGCCCGACGCGCGGGCGTAA
- a CDS encoding porin, with the protein MDQEVAIHHCQPARRPSSSMQRASRRLLRLSTCAIALPLLCSAWGESSAATVQLYGLIDTFTMYARNGGKSSVRMGSDNGKYPSSYSASDSYWGLQGVEDLGQGVSVQFRLEGGMRMNNGTYRYPDTLFDRDANIAVSSAFWGTLKLGRQFPAVVSHTADPFFFSEVFSPAASAALLVDDLGPGAAAIQTRVSDAISYQTPSMNGLVVHGLYARRNRRALISMNSSDGGGPTEGDSGVLATYTSGPWVVGGSYNALRPAQAGSFRTDLYVASAAYVADGMQTSIVYSLMRPKAPGTISAQILSLGSLWQSGSHMFRGSLLYRALNGRSDHTIGGLLGYDYQLSKRSSVYTRVGGFKNSAKAYFGVGASIPTETGASSTVLALGVMHRF; encoded by the coding sequence GTGGACCAAGAAGTCGCTATTCATCATTGCCAGCCAGCGCGCCGGCCAAGTTCATCAATGCAGCGGGCTTCGCGCCGGCTGTTGCGCTTGAGTACGTGCGCAATCGCGCTGCCGTTGCTGTGTTCGGCCTGGGGGGAGTCCTCGGCGGCTACCGTGCAACTCTATGGCCTCATCGATACCTTCACGATGTACGCCCGCAACGGTGGCAAGTCTTCCGTCAGGATGGGTAGCGACAACGGCAAATATCCGTCCAGCTACTCCGCGTCGGATTCGTACTGGGGCCTACAGGGGGTCGAAGACCTGGGGCAGGGGGTGAGCGTCCAGTTCCGTCTGGAAGGCGGCATGCGCATGAATAACGGCACGTACCGCTATCCCGACACGCTTTTTGACCGTGATGCAAACATTGCCGTCAGTTCGGCCTTCTGGGGCACGCTCAAGTTGGGCAGGCAGTTTCCGGCGGTGGTGTCCCATACCGCGGATCCGTTCTTCTTCTCCGAAGTGTTCTCGCCCGCGGCATCCGCTGCGCTGCTGGTGGATGATCTTGGGCCGGGCGCCGCTGCCATACAGACGCGCGTCAGCGACGCCATTTCATATCAGACGCCGTCGATGAACGGGCTGGTCGTCCACGGGCTATATGCCCGACGGAATCGTCGGGCGCTGATCTCGATGAATAGCAGCGATGGCGGCGGGCCTACCGAGGGCGATAGCGGCGTCCTGGCGACCTACACGAGCGGGCCATGGGTGGTGGGCGGATCCTACAACGCGCTGCGACCGGCACAGGCGGGATCGTTCCGTACCGACCTGTACGTCGCCAGCGCGGCCTATGTGGCAGACGGAATGCAAACGTCCATCGTGTACAGCCTGATGCGGCCCAAGGCGCCGGGCACCATTTCCGCGCAGATCCTGTCCTTGGGGTCCCTATGGCAGTCCGGTTCGCATATGTTTCGCGGCTCGCTGCTTTACCGGGCGCTCAACGGCCGGTCGGATCACACGATCGGCGGGCTGCTTGGCTATGACTACCAGTTGTCCAAGCGATCCAGCGTCTATACGCGGGTGGGCGGATTCAAGAATAGCGCCAAGGCCTACTTCGGTGTCGGCGCCAGCATTCCAACGGAGACGGGCGCCAGTTCCACGGTCCTCGCGCTTGGCGTCATGCACCGGTTCTGA
- a CDS encoding MFS transporter: protein MEANVAMQRIDTGPTLSRKEERQVVVASTLGTLFEWYDFFIYGTLAVFMSQVLFPQDNPTVALLAALGALAVGFIIRPLGAVMFGYLGDKLGRKYTFLITVVMMGGATVLIGCLPTYESAGHLSWILLLTLRVVQGLAVGGEYGGAVIYVAEHCEPKRRGLLTGWIQITSSAGLILSLIVILCTQASMSAEDFRQWGWRLPFILSIVMLAISIYVRAKLHESPVFTRMKQQNRLSKNPVKETFGQWSSLRLVLLALIGVTAGQGATYFTGQFYVMIFLQQAVQLDQTSVYTLILIGFIIGAPTFVLFGWLSDHIGRKWIMMVGLFVAAIGYHSMFDVLLKAGNPVLAQAMQTTPVRVHADTSGGACDFGLQAAMIGNHADHKKVCVQAKKFLVGKGINFEYAAPLPGQSIAMSVGGTTVNGFDRAAYTSALTAAGYPERADPARVDRTTIILILVLMTAVVAMVYGPVASYLVELFPARIRYTALSFPYHIGAGIFGGIVPFTATYLAQASGNIFGGLMYPVVVTAVVGVIGSLFLPNTRARAIDEDAAH, encoded by the coding sequence ATGGAAGCGAATGTGGCAATGCAGCGGATCGACACGGGTCCGACGCTCAGCAGGAAAGAGGAGCGCCAGGTGGTGGTGGCCTCGACCCTGGGCACCTTGTTCGAGTGGTACGACTTTTTCATCTACGGGACCCTGGCCGTCTTCATGAGCCAGGTGCTGTTCCCGCAGGACAACCCCACGGTCGCGCTGCTGGCCGCGCTGGGCGCGCTGGCGGTGGGCTTCATCATCCGGCCGCTGGGCGCGGTGATGTTCGGCTACCTGGGCGACAAGCTCGGCCGCAAGTACACCTTCCTGATCACCGTGGTGATGATGGGCGGGGCAACCGTCCTGATCGGCTGCCTGCCCACCTATGAATCGGCCGGCCACCTGTCGTGGATCCTGCTGCTGACCCTGCGCGTGGTGCAGGGCCTGGCGGTGGGCGGGGAATACGGCGGCGCGGTCATCTACGTGGCCGAACACTGCGAGCCCAAGCGCCGCGGGCTGCTGACGGGCTGGATCCAGATCACCTCGTCGGCGGGCCTGATCCTGTCCCTGATCGTGATCCTGTGCACCCAGGCGTCCATGAGCGCGGAGGACTTCCGCCAGTGGGGCTGGCGCCTGCCGTTCATTCTGTCGATCGTGATGCTGGCGATTTCGATCTACGTGCGCGCCAAGCTGCACGAGTCGCCCGTGTTCACGCGCATGAAGCAGCAGAACCGCCTGTCCAAGAACCCGGTCAAGGAGACCTTCGGCCAATGGTCCAGCCTGCGGCTGGTGCTGCTGGCGCTGATCGGCGTCACGGCCGGCCAGGGCGCCACCTATTTCACCGGCCAGTTCTACGTCATGATCTTTCTGCAGCAGGCCGTGCAGCTGGACCAGACCAGCGTCTACACGCTGATCCTGATCGGCTTCATCATCGGCGCGCCGACCTTCGTGCTGTTCGGCTGGCTGTCGGACCACATCGGCCGCAAGTGGATCATGATGGTCGGCCTGTTCGTCGCCGCCATCGGCTACCACTCCATGTTCGACGTGCTGCTCAAGGCGGGCAACCCGGTCTTGGCGCAAGCCATGCAGACCACCCCGGTGCGCGTGCATGCCGACACCAGCGGCGGCGCCTGCGACTTCGGGCTGCAGGCGGCCATGATAGGCAATCACGCCGACCACAAGAAGGTTTGCGTGCAGGCCAAGAAATTCCTGGTGGGCAAGGGCATCAACTTTGAATACGCCGCGCCGCTGCCCGGCCAAAGCATCGCCATGAGCGTGGGCGGCACGACTGTCAACGGCTTTGACCGCGCCGCCTACACCAGCGCGCTGACGGCCGCCGGTTATCCGGAGCGCGCCGATCCCGCGCGCGTCGACCGCACGACCATCATCCTGATCCTGGTGCTGATGACGGCCGTCGTCGCCATGGTCTACGGCCCGGTGGCGTCCTATCTGGTCGAACTGTTTCCGGCCCGCATCCGCTATACGGCGCTATCCTTCCCGTACCACATCGGCGCCGGCATCTTCGGCGGCATCGTGCCCTTTACCGCCACCTACCTGGCCCAGGCCAGCGGCAATATCTTTGGCGGCCTGATGTATCCGGTCGTCGTGACCGCGGTGGTCGGCGTCATCGGCAGCCTGTTCCTGCCGAACACCCGCGCCCGCGCCATCGACGAAGACGCAGCACACTGA